In the genome of Taurinivorans muris, one region contains:
- the cobM gene encoding precorrin-4 C(11)-methyltransferase has protein sequence MPVIQIVGAGPGAEDLITVRGMRVLERADFVLYAGSLVNPEILSYCGKDCIIKDSSSMNLEEQVEIMCAYAKQGKNVVRLHTGDPSLFGAINEQIRLLKQYGIAIKIIPGVSSVFAAAAELGIELTAPQISQSVVLTRTAGRTPMPEKEKASDFAKTGATLVFFLSTGNIAELMQDLHVNGGLPLDTPAAVVYRATWEEQQILHGTLEDIAQKADNAGFGRQALIFVGKTLQGNDNAAASKLYAKDFSHGYRNFLPREQFHGNCVLYAFSKQGLAKAKEIMQGLPCTLYSVYEDEKALPIEQNKIQALVQSLWSEFDAHVFIGATGIAVRCIAPCLTGKSLDPAVVACTDTGNYVTSLVSGHIGGANRLARKIARITGGQACISTATDTHGLTGIDEIAMFEQARMLNPQAIKSVNSALLHNKELLFIGNKEIFDKYFANTAVRHAAENPDNLPCIYWDDTPQKYHKETELCIETKAFVLGIGCKKNTAPELLQKALEQFLQEHSLTKAHIAKITSCTLKQKEEAILELARSLNVPLEFFTEEELDGIAVPNPSDSVEQKIGTKSVAEASCLLGAFRAKRLYAEKSRYENSVTFALARLPHAENTAQAVISVVGLGSGSHEHITPEAMDCIKTCDIIAGYAPYIDFIRTLIGNKPVIQNGMTGEMKRCEAAMQEAAKGKHVCMVCSGDPGILAMAGLILELRKNTAEFQNIDIQIHAGVTAANIAAASLGAPLQNGFCLISLSDLLVSKEEVLQNLLAAAKSALPISLYNPAGKKRRELLHKAIEIFITERGKSTLCAYVKNAGRETETKWIGTLQELPFDEIDMSTLVIIGSERTQFDGKYLYEARGYMDKYGNKE, from the coding sequence ATGCCAGTGATTCAAATAGTCGGAGCAGGACCCGGAGCGGAAGACCTCATCACCGTACGGGGTATGCGGGTCTTGGAAAGGGCGGACTTCGTCCTATATGCGGGTTCGCTTGTCAATCCCGAAATTTTGTCCTATTGCGGAAAAGACTGCATAATAAAAGACAGTTCTTCCATGAACTTGGAAGAACAAGTTGAAATAATGTGCGCCTATGCAAAGCAAGGAAAAAATGTTGTCCGCCTGCATACCGGCGACCCCTCGCTTTTCGGGGCGATTAACGAACAAATCAGGCTGTTGAAGCAATACGGCATAGCAATTAAAATCATTCCGGGCGTAAGCAGCGTTTTTGCCGCCGCCGCCGAACTTGGCATTGAACTGACCGCTCCGCAAATAAGCCAAAGCGTTGTCCTGACCCGAACAGCAGGACGTACCCCAATGCCTGAAAAAGAAAAGGCAAGTGATTTTGCCAAAACCGGCGCAACGCTCGTATTTTTTCTCAGCACCGGCAACATTGCGGAACTTATGCAAGATTTGCATGTGAACGGCGGACTTCCGCTTGATACCCCCGCCGCCGTCGTCTACCGGGCGACATGGGAAGAACAGCAAATCCTACACGGAACGCTGGAAGATATTGCCCAAAAAGCCGATAATGCCGGTTTTGGACGCCAAGCCCTTATTTTTGTTGGAAAAACCTTGCAAGGCAATGACAACGCCGCCGCATCAAAACTGTATGCGAAAGATTTTTCCCATGGTTACAGAAATTTTTTACCTCGGGAACAATTTCACGGAAATTGCGTCCTTTACGCTTTCAGCAAACAAGGTTTGGCGAAAGCAAAAGAAATCATGCAAGGGCTTCCTTGCACCCTCTATTCCGTTTATGAGGATGAAAAAGCTCTGCCCATTGAACAAAACAAAATCCAAGCGCTTGTGCAAAGCCTATGGTCGGAATTTGACGCGCATGTTTTCATAGGAGCTACCGGCATTGCCGTGCGGTGCATCGCCCCGTGCCTTACGGGCAAAAGCCTTGACCCTGCCGTCGTTGCCTGTACCGATACGGGAAATTATGTCACGAGCCTTGTTTCGGGGCATATCGGCGGAGCAAACAGGCTTGCGCGAAAAATCGCCCGTATCACAGGCGGACAAGCGTGCATAAGCACTGCCACAGACACGCACGGGCTTACGGGTATTGATGAAATCGCCATGTTTGAACAAGCAAGAATGTTAAATCCCCAAGCGATCAAAAGCGTAAATTCAGCCTTGCTCCATAACAAAGAATTGTTATTTATCGGCAATAAAGAAATATTTGACAAATATTTTGCCAACACAGCAGTTCGGCATGCAGCGGAAAATCCTGACAATCTTCCCTGCATATATTGGGACGACACGCCCCAAAAATATCACAAAGAAACGGAGCTTTGCATTGAAACAAAAGCGTTTGTGCTTGGCATAGGCTGTAAAAAAAATACGGCACCGGAACTTCTGCAAAAAGCGCTTGAACAATTTTTACAGGAACATTCCCTGACAAAAGCCCATATTGCGAAAATCACTTCCTGCACATTAAAGCAAAAAGAAGAAGCAATTCTCGAATTAGCCCGCTCCTTGAACGTCCCTCTCGAATTTTTTACGGAAGAAGAACTTGATGGCATTGCCGTTCCTAATCCTTCCGATAGCGTGGAACAGAAAATCGGCACGAAATCGGTTGCGGAGGCTTCCTGCCTGCTCGGCGCTTTTCGCGCAAAACGCCTTTATGCGGAAAAAAGCCGCTATGAAAACAGCGTCACGTTCGCCCTCGCCCGTTTGCCCCATGCGGAAAATACGGCGCAAGCCGTCATAAGCGTTGTGGGACTCGGCTCAGGCTCACACGAACATATCACCCCCGAAGCGATGGACTGTATCAAAACCTGCGATATCATCGCAGGCTATGCGCCCTATATTGATTTTATCCGCACTTTAATCGGCAATAAACCCGTTATCCAAAACGGCATGACAGGTGAGATGAAGCGCTGCGAAGCCGCCATGCAAGAAGCCGCAAAAGGCAAACATGTTTGCATGGTTTGTTCCGGCGACCCCGGAATTTTGGCAATGGCGGGGTTAATTTTGGAATTGCGAAAGAATACGGCGGAATTTCAAAATATAGACATACAGATTCATGCGGGCGTAACCGCCGCCAATATTGCCGCAGCAAGCCTCGGCGCGCCGCTGCAAAACGGTTTTTGCCTCATCAGCCTTTCCGATTTGCTTGTTTCCAAAGAAGAAGTTTTGCAAAATCTGCTTGCCGCGGCAAAAAGCGCCCTGCCGATCAGCCTTTATAATCCCGCAGGAAAAAAACGCCGGGAACTGCTCCATAAAGCGATTGAAATTTTCATTACGGAACGCGGAAAAAGCACATTGTGCGCTTATGTGAAAAATGCCGGACGTGAAACGGAAACAAAATGGATAGGCACGCTTCAGGAGCTTCCGTTTGATGAAATCGATATGTCCACCCTCGTCATTATCGGCAGCGAAAGAACACAGTTTGACGGAAAATACCTCTATGAAGCCAGAGGATACATGGACAAATACGGCAATAAGGAATAA
- the cbiE gene encoding precorrin-6y C5,15-methyltransferase (decarboxylating) subunit CbiE — MPKQDKPITIYSCGIDFSLSETLLEHINNADHIYGSKKLLALLPKHHAQESAIAANAKEQAKEILSLAKTKKILVLCSGDSLYHGFGSTLLKLAPPHKTDKLFNIIPNITAFQALCAKLSLAWQDAELFTAHFQEELPLRKLSGAQLAFIYGGTKFPAPLIAKEIIGFSPKQKKRPGVFAEELGTENERIVKAPLEKIAMLSAAPNSILVLLPFENKEKNSLIRQKEVGITLGLNDEIFLKENHLITPADCRAVILSRLQLEKEGVFWDLGAGSGAVGLEAAGLTDMQIFSVEKNEKRFEQIKKNKQHLGITNYTPILGDITDIVPTLPQADRIFIGGGGKNLPAILDSCIKYGKKNAIILVSCVTLETFHALYGYDKLTRIDLLKIDIGSEQEIAKTYQHFKQKNTLYLFIFKNQNQDCLCQ; from the coding sequence CTATCAGAAACGCTTCTTGAACATATAAACAATGCTGACCATATTTACGGCTCAAAAAAGCTCTTAGCCCTTCTTCCCAAACACCATGCGCAGGAAAGCGCCATTGCCGCAAACGCAAAAGAACAGGCAAAAGAAATCCTATCCCTTGCAAAAACAAAGAAAATACTTGTCTTATGCAGCGGCGACAGCCTATACCACGGCTTTGGCTCCACCCTGCTCAAACTTGCGCCTCCGCACAAGACCGACAAACTCTTCAATATCATTCCCAATATTACCGCATTCCAAGCCCTTTGCGCAAAGCTCAGCCTAGCATGGCAAGACGCGGAACTTTTTACAGCCCATTTTCAGGAAGAATTGCCCTTACGGAAACTAAGCGGCGCACAACTGGCTTTCATTTACGGCGGAACAAAATTCCCTGCCCCTCTCATTGCAAAGGAAATCATCGGATTTTCTCCCAAGCAAAAAAAACGCCCCGGTGTGTTCGCCGAAGAACTCGGAACAGAAAATGAACGAATAGTAAAAGCTCCCCTTGAAAAAATTGCAATGCTTTCTGCTGCCCCAAACTCCATTCTTGTGCTTTTACCCTTTGAAAATAAAGAAAAAAATTCGCTTATACGGCAAAAAGAAGTCGGAATCACCCTCGGACTGAATGATGAAATTTTCCTCAAAGAAAATCACTTGATAACGCCTGCCGATTGCCGGGCTGTCATTCTTTCACGTTTGCAGCTGGAAAAAGAAGGAGTTTTTTGGGATTTGGGAGCCGGCAGCGGCGCTGTCGGACTTGAAGCCGCGGGTCTGACCGATATGCAGATTTTCAGCGTTGAAAAAAATGAAAAACGTTTTGAACAAATAAAAAAGAACAAGCAACATCTGGGAATTACTAATTATACGCCCATTCTCGGTGACATAACCGACATTGTTCCGACGCTTCCCCAAGCGGACAGAATATTCATCGGGGGCGGAGGAAAAAACCTGCCGGCAATTTTAGACAGCTGCATAAAATACGGCAAAAAAAATGCAATTATCCTCGTAAGCTGCGTCACTTTGGAAACATTTCATGCATTATACGGATACGATAAGCTGACACGCATTGATTTATTAAAAATCGACATCGGTTCGGAACAGGAAATTGCAAAAACGTATCAACATTTCAAACAAAAAAACACATTGTATCTCTTTATTTTCAAAAACCAAAATCAGGATTGTTTATGCCAGTGA